A stretch of Gemmatimonadaceae bacterium DNA encodes these proteins:
- a CDS encoding PIN domain-containing protein → MAPTVTLDASIWIAALRLNEPAHELADQLLLSLLKQGAQFVQPTLFAIEVGGAMRRRTGDVSRAQRAVDRIASLSARLVVIDERLAADATSVAVQAGIAGADACYVATSRQHRTTLLTLDDTLIGRAAALADVCHPRTWLERST, encoded by the coding sequence ATGGCACCGACCGTCACGCTCGACGCCTCCATCTGGATCGCCGCGCTCCGCCTCAATGAACCGGCACACGAACTCGCGGATCAGCTGTTGCTGTCACTCCTGAAGCAGGGTGCGCAGTTCGTGCAGCCGACGCTCTTCGCGATCGAGGTGGGGGGCGCGATGCGTCGGCGCACGGGCGACGTCTCGCGTGCCCAGCGGGCCGTCGACCGCATCGCCTCGCTTTCGGCACGGCTCGTGGTCATCGATGAGCGCTTGGCTGCCGACGCCACATCGGTTGCGGTGCAGGCGGGCATTGCCGGTGCGGACGCGTGCTACGTCGCGACCTCGCGTCAGCATCGGACGACCTTGCTGACGCTCGACGATACGCTGATCGGTCGCGCCGCTGCCTTGGCCGACGTCTGCCACCCTCGCACGTGGCTCGAGCGCTCGACATGA
- a CDS encoding PIN domain-containing protein, translating to MKLAYVDSSVVLARIFGQQNDTDQRGRLAAFDELHSSVLLEAEVLSAARRERMPVEFIMLDRVWPVLPTRSLRPEIERVLAAGYVRGADCLHLATALYLTPDPAELTFLTLDARLGAVGVALGFAVLRL from the coding sequence GTGAAGCTCGCGTATGTCGACAGTTCAGTGGTCCTGGCGCGCATCTTCGGGCAGCAGAACGACACCGACCAACGAGGGCGTCTGGCCGCCTTCGACGAGTTGCACTCGTCCGTGCTGCTCGAAGCGGAAGTTCTCAGTGCCGCACGGCGCGAGCGGATGCCGGTCGAGTTCATCATGCTCGATCGCGTCTGGCCGGTGCTGCCCACCCGCTCCCTCCGCCCCGAAATCGAGCGCGTCCTCGCCGCCGGCTATGTCCGCGGCGCCGACTGCCTGCATCTCGCCACCGCGCTCTATCTCACGCCCGATCCCGCCGAGCTCACGTTCCTCACGCTCGATGCGCGGCTGGGGGCGGTGGGGGTGGCTTTGGGGTTCGCGGTTTTGCGGCTATAA
- a CDS encoding PLP-dependent aminotransferase family protein yields the protein MIIDFGNGQPSLSLLPVDALRTAADHFLAQRDAAWLQYGADQGETGFRAALAAFLTRRYGVSVHADALMTTTGNSQALDLICTRFTKPGDTIFVEAPTYFLALDVFRDHGLHVVGIPMDGDGMRLDALHEALAVHRPVLLYTIPSFQNPTGITLSAERRQPMLETCAAHDVLVVADEVYQLLDFGAPPPPPLATYGIGRVLGLGSFSKICAPGLRLGWIHGDAALLDTLMMSGLVQSGGGLNPFTSGVVTSLLELGLADAGLDALKQVYARRTAVLCEALRDMLPDARFLVPQGGYFVWVELPAGESAVELLPVARELGVTFHPGTRFVNREQFADTMRLSFAHYDVEVLVEGVQRLARARRSA from the coding sequence GTGATCATCGACTTCGGCAACGGCCAACCGTCGCTCTCGCTGCTCCCGGTCGATGCGCTGCGCACCGCGGCCGATCACTTTCTCGCGCAACGCGACGCGGCATGGCTGCAGTATGGCGCCGATCAGGGGGAGACCGGCTTTCGCGCGGCCCTCGCGGCGTTCCTCACGCGACGCTACGGCGTGTCGGTGCACGCCGATGCCTTGATGACCACCACCGGCAACTCGCAGGCGCTCGACCTCATCTGCACGCGCTTCACCAAGCCGGGCGACACGATCTTCGTCGAAGCGCCCACGTATTTCCTGGCGCTCGATGTCTTCCGCGATCACGGGCTGCACGTGGTGGGCATCCCCATGGATGGCGACGGGATGCGTCTCGATGCGCTGCACGAAGCGCTCGCGGTGCATCGGCCGGTCCTGCTCTACACCATTCCGTCGTTTCAGAACCCGACGGGTATCACGCTGTCCGCCGAGCGACGGCAACCGATGCTCGAGACGTGTGCGGCGCATGACGTGCTCGTGGTGGCCGACGAGGTGTATCAGCTGCTCGATTTCGGCGCGCCGCCGCCGCCACCGCTCGCGACGTATGGCATCGGTCGCGTGCTGGGGCTCGGGTCGTTCTCGAAGATCTGTGCCCCCGGGTTGCGACTCGGGTGGATCCACGGCGACGCCGCGCTGCTCGATACGCTCATGATGTCCGGACTCGTGCAGAGTGGCGGCGGGCTCAATCCGTTCACGTCGGGCGTGGTGACCAGCCTGCTCGAACTCGGGCTCGCGGATGCGGGCCTCGATGCGCTGAAGCAGGTGTACGCCCGTCGGACCGCCGTGCTGTGTGAGGCGCTTCGCGACATGCTCCCCGATGCGCGGTTCCTGGTGCCACAGGGAGGCTACTTCGTGTGGGTAGAGCTCCCCGCTGGCGAGTCAGCCGTGGAGCTGTTGCCGGTCGCGCGTGAGCTGGGGGTCACGTTCCATCCGGGCACGCGCTTCGTGAATCGCGAGCAGTTCGCCGATACGATGCGGCTGAGCTTTGCGCACTACGACGTGGAGGTGCTCGTCGAGGGCGTGCAGCGATTGGCGCGCGCGCGCCGGTCGGCTTGA
- a CDS encoding type II toxin-antitoxin system prevent-host-death family antitoxin, giving the protein MSEEISLYQAKATLSALVRAVREGGASYTITVHGQPVAELRPIEPKPPRKQTLAERIAELKATGQILEGKGSPKDLLDLPPRPYIPGALERFLEERE; this is encoded by the coding sequence ATGTCGGAAGAAATCTCGCTCTATCAGGCCAAGGCGACCCTCTCCGCGCTCGTGCGCGCCGTGCGCGAGGGCGGCGCGTCGTACACCATCACCGTGCATGGGCAGCCGGTGGCGGAGCTCAGGCCCATTGAGCCCAAGCCGCCGCGGAAGCAGACGCTGGCGGAGCGAATCGCGGAGCTCAAGGCGACGGGGCAGATCCTGGAGGGGAAGGGGTCGCCCAAAGATCTCCTCGACCTGCCGCCGCGTCCGTACATCCCGGGTGCACTCGAGCGATTCCTGGAGGAGCGGGAGTGA
- a CDS encoding protein kinase, which yields MNDAPSRLTAALGERYRIDRELGGGGMSRVYLAHDIALDRAVVLKVLSPDLAGEMSAERFMREIRLAASLQQANIVPLLSTDVAADMPYYVMPYVDGQSLRHRLQSGTPIPLTEAVGILRDVARALGYAHARGVVHRDIKPDNILLSHGTAMVADFGIAKAIRAARTGAHPSPTSSADDAVTLTRVGSSLGTPAYMAPEQITGSESVDQRADLYAWGCLAFELLTGAPPFTGTVQRVLAAHLAESPSALTTLRHDAPAGLARVVMQCLAKDPAQRPADAAAVLAALEETTTSERPAVSGRARMVWVATALLAVSAVAWWQLGRAPTSASGRETKADAAAATRASVAVLPFTEIGGSDSAYFGDGIAETLISALASVPELDVAARTSAFSFRGKNEDVREIARQLGVATVLEGSVQRAGDRLRITAQLVKAGDGVSLWSQTFDKTAADIFAVQDEVAQAVIGALRGKVIAANQRTTTSTRDLAAYELYLQARALAARRGTRDLIEAIGLYRQAIARDSLYAQAWAGLSEAYILRAFYSDVPPVETFAAARSAVNRALAIDSLLPEGVLNLGYLKLVQDWRAHEADSIVRRAITLAPGNATAHKWFYDIRYVYGDSAGAREAIRRAFQIDPRSAVIRANMHQITILAGDTTEAARWADSVRQIDPDQTLFQRDRSLRAAMAGDSTTFFDAQTRLERRVDNFGAPLAELRSAWQVGGARAAALRQVATFTRAQRWLDVARWHQVTGDRDAMFAALAEVRKRHDAFAAFLGEFWLVSNDPRWAAHRAAMGLPCGCRADATAKTDGTVRD from the coding sequence GTGAATGACGCCCCTTCCCGCCTGACGGCGGCCCTCGGCGAGCGCTACCGCATCGACCGCGAACTCGGCGGCGGAGGCATGTCGCGGGTGTACCTCGCCCACGACATCGCGCTCGATCGCGCCGTCGTGCTCAAGGTGCTCTCGCCGGATCTGGCGGGCGAGATGAGCGCCGAGCGCTTCATGCGGGAGATCCGGCTGGCGGCCTCGTTGCAGCAGGCGAACATCGTGCCGCTCCTCTCGACGGATGTCGCCGCAGACATGCCGTACTACGTCATGCCGTACGTGGATGGCCAGTCCCTGCGACACCGGCTGCAGAGCGGCACACCCATTCCGCTGACGGAGGCCGTCGGCATTCTCCGCGATGTGGCGCGCGCGCTCGGCTATGCGCACGCGCGCGGCGTCGTGCACCGGGACATCAAGCCCGACAACATTCTGCTCTCGCACGGCACCGCCATGGTGGCCGACTTCGGCATCGCCAAAGCCATACGAGCCGCGCGGACCGGAGCGCACCCGTCACCGACGTCGTCGGCCGATGACGCGGTGACCCTCACCCGCGTGGGCAGTTCGCTCGGCACGCCGGCCTACATGGCGCCCGAGCAGATCACCGGCAGTGAATCGGTGGATCAGCGGGCGGACCTCTATGCGTGGGGGTGTCTCGCGTTCGAGCTGCTCACGGGCGCCCCACCGTTCACCGGCACCGTGCAGCGGGTGCTGGCCGCCCATCTCGCCGAATCGCCATCGGCGCTCACCACGCTGCGACACGACGCGCCGGCCGGTCTCGCGCGGGTCGTGATGCAATGTCTCGCCAAGGACCCGGCGCAGCGCCCCGCCGATGCGGCGGCCGTGCTGGCCGCGCTCGAGGAGACCACCACGAGCGAACGTCCTGCTGTTTCGGGACGGGCCCGCATGGTGTGGGTGGCGACGGCGCTGCTGGCGGTCAGCGCGGTCGCGTGGTGGCAGCTTGGTCGAGCCCCTACCAGCGCATCGGGGCGCGAAACGAAAGCCGACGCCGCCGCGGCGACGCGCGCCTCGGTGGCGGTGCTGCCCTTCACCGAGATTGGTGGCTCGGACAGCGCCTATTTCGGTGATGGGATCGCGGAGACCCTCATCAGCGCTCTGGCCAGTGTGCCCGAACTCGATGTGGCGGCCCGCACGTCGGCCTTCTCCTTCCGCGGCAAGAATGAGGACGTGCGCGAGATCGCCAGGCAGCTGGGAGTCGCGACCGTCCTGGAAGGCAGTGTCCAGCGAGCCGGCGACCGTCTCCGCATCACGGCGCAATTGGTGAAGGCCGGCGACGGCGTCTCGCTCTGGTCGCAGACCTTTGACAAGACGGCCGCCGACATCTTCGCGGTGCAGGACGAGGTCGCGCAGGCGGTGATCGGCGCGCTGCGTGGCAAGGTCATTGCGGCGAATCAGCGGACGACGACGTCAACGCGTGACCTGGCGGCGTACGAACTGTATCTGCAGGCGCGGGCGCTGGCCGCACGACGGGGGACGCGGGATCTGATCGAAGCCATCGGGCTCTACCGGCAGGCGATCGCCCGTGATTCGCTGTACGCGCAGGCGTGGGCGGGACTGTCCGAGGCGTACATTCTGCGGGCGTTCTACTCTGATGTCCCACCGGTGGAGACGTTCGCAGCGGCCCGCAGCGCGGTGAACCGGGCGTTGGCCATCGATTCGCTGCTGCCCGAGGGCGTGCTCAACCTCGGCTACCTCAAGCTCGTCCAGGACTGGCGCGCCCATGAGGCCGACAGCATCGTGCGACGCGCGATCACGCTCGCGCCCGGCAACGCGACCGCCCACAAGTGGTTCTACGATATCCGTTACGTCTACGGCGACTCAGCGGGCGCGCGCGAGGCGATCCGGCGCGCGTTCCAGATCGATCCGCGATCGGCCGTGATTCGCGCCAACATGCATCAGATCACCATCCTTGCAGGTGATACGACCGAGGCAGCGCGCTGGGCCGACAGCGTACGGCAGATCGACCCCGACCAAACGCTCTTTCAGCGCGATCGGAGTCTGCGGGCGGCGATGGCCGGCGATTCGACGACCTTCTTCGACGCCCAAACTCGGTTGGAGCGCCGCGTCGACAATTTTGGCGCGCCGCTCGCCGAACTGCGAAGTGCCTGGCAGGTCGGCGGTGCGCGGGCGGCGGCGTTGCGGCAGGTCGCGACCTTCACGCGCGCCCAGCGATGGCTCGATGTGGCCCGCTGGCATCAGGTCACAGGTGACCGCGACGCCATGTTCGCGGCGCTCGCCGAGGTCCGTAAGCGGCACGACGCCTTTGCCGCGTTCCTTGGCGAATTCTGGCTGGTCTCCAACGACCCCCGCTGGGCCGCGCATCGCGCCGCCATGGGGCTCCCTTGTGGTTGCCGCGCTGACGCAACCGCGAAGACCGACGGCACCGTCCGTGACTGA